In Lodderomyces beijingensis strain CBS 14171 genome assembly, chromosome: 3, the genomic window CGGGAATCCCAAGACCACCACGGACAAAGTGTGCAAGCACTTTATCGAGGCTGTCGAGAATGGCAAATACGGGTGGTTTTGGGTCTGTCCCAATGGTGGTAACGAGTGCAAATACAAGCATTCCTTGCCACCGGGCTTTGTATTGAAGACAaaggagcaaaagaagttggagaagCTCGCGGCTGAGAACGAGCCCAAGATCTCACTTGAAgagtttttggagttggaaagaAGCAAGATGGACAAGACCCATTTCACTCCCATCACAGCGGCATCGttcaaaaaatggaaaatcGAGCAACGGTCCAAAAGGGAGTCGCAACGGAAGGAAGCCGATAAGAAATCAAGGAGACCTCTCACTGGTAGAGAAGTCATCTTGGAGAAGTTCTCAGACAAGTACTTCACggaagacgacgacaatGAAGGCAACGGCGACTCGTGGGACTTGTCGCAGTTCAAAACAGAGGCAACGGAGGACGATGCCAACATTAAGGATTACGGTGATGGTTCCAATGCCCAGGAATACTATCAGGAGGAAAGCAACGAGGCGAAGGATGAGCAAAGTGGCGAAATCGAGCAGGCCAGCGTTAATGGAGATGTGCAACAGGAACAGGAAGAAGATTCACAAGATAACCATTCAAACGGAGATGTAATTCGAGATAGCGGAGACGCCGAGCTAACTAATGGCAAAGCCAGCGGCAATCTAGCGCCGGTGACTACTTAGAAGAACAATATtaattttaattttttttttttttcatttcacaCTAGTTAACTCTCAATATTTCTTCAATGTGCGCAGAACTGTCACTGAAAAACTCCGCGTCGGTATCCATGAAAATGTtaatcttggtgttggtgttctTCAATGCATGTATAGCGATGATGATTCTTCTAATCCATTGCGCGCCCTTTTTATCCGTCTCCTCCAAATCCATAAACCCCGGCGAGTTGCAAATCTCATCCAACTCATCTTCATAGCTCTGTTCCATCCGTGGCCGCATCATCGACGATCGAGGACGACGCGGTGGTAAAGGAGGTAGGTTTTCTCCTTCCATCCAATGGCCGTCGGAGGCAATGTTGGAAGACGAGGGTCTCGACCCATTGGGGATCTCGACCGAGTTAGCGAGATCAGAGACCAATGACGGGGTGGGCAGTCCTAGCTTTCCGTCAAGCGATGGGCTGCGGAGACTCATGGGCTTTTTGGGCACCATTGGCGGTGCTTTTCTCTTGGGCTTGACTGCTGGCCCGTCCAAGTCTATTAGATTTTGCATGATTTCCCGTTCCGGCTCGGCGGAGTTTGTTTCCAAATCGGGCGCAATCGCAACAGGGGCGTTATTAGCCACTGCTgttgtggtgttgttgtcggTGTTGTCGGTGTTAGTGTTGCTAGTGGCATTGCTAGCCATTGTAGCTGCCATTCTCTTCTTAGCAATGAGCCGCATCAACTCCTTATATATCCGTtgatcatcgtcatcggaAAATGAATTCTCCACGTACCGGATATTTATCGACAAGACTTGATTTGGGAAAGCGCGGGCTAGGTCAACGTATGCCTCCAAATCTTGCTCGCCCGAGTCACCAATGCAAATGAACTTTTTCTCGGGGAAATCCTCGAGGATTCTGTTTAAAGCTCTTTTCTTGCGCGATTGGGACGGCTCTAGCAATGACGAGATGATATTTCCGACccatttcttcaaatgGATCGACCCGCTGGGCAAACCCACAAGCTTGAAATACAAGTTTATCGAGTTGAACAACTGCCATGGTGAGTTGGAAACGTAAAAGAAATTGACGTCTTTCCTCTTGTAAAGCAGAGCGTACCAATTGACTATGGGCGGGATATTCcaagtttcaaaatcctccaccaacaagTTCCGGAGCATTAGTCGTTTATCGCCAGTGACGCCGGTGATCTTGACGGTATCGTCAATGTCACTAATCACCCCCAACCCCGTGCTTGGGTAGATCATGACATCTTGGAATGCAAACACCGTTTCCGCCATGGTTGAACTCGCCAGCACCACCGAGGGCTTATAGTCAACTTCAAtggtggttgcaaaatggccCGTTTCGTCTGTGAAGATGTAGGCGTCGTTGATCCTCGCAACGCTACTCTCGGAGCCAACACTGATCCTCAACTGCGTATTCGGGATCGACTTGGCGAAAAATGCCGCAATCCGTTCCTTCATCTTATCTTCCGAGTTTGGTGAGCCCTCAATCAGCACAAATGAGCTTTGGTCCGACTCCGATGAGCCAATTGACTCGGCATCGGCATCGGAAGCCAGCGGCAGGTTAGGGTTGAACACTTCTTGGTTCAAGCTGGAGTCATGCTCCAACCTCTCAATCTCCTGGTTGGCAAATTGGCCATCCTTCTGTCTCATGGATTTGCGAATCACGGTAAGAATCATGCGGTTTCTTCGGTTATTTAGCAGTCCGGGAGCCGAAACCCATCCTGCCACGTCGACATAgtacttgttgtttctttgtcGAGTGTACGTTGGGAAGAGTTGGATCGACGTGTCCTTGGGTAGTACCACCctgccatcatcatcacaaATTTCCCCCGGGTTGGTGAATGCTCTTGATGCCCCCGCGGCTAGCGACGATACCGATGTGGTGATCTTGGGTATATAGTTGTCTCTTGTAGTCTTAGCTAGGCCCAAGAGGCGCTGTCTTCGGGACATTGGTTGCTGGTTTGACATTCATTCAAAAGTAGTCCGGTTTTTGGCAGAAGCAGTAATAAATCCAAGTTTATCggagtttcaaaaaaattcagCAGTAGATCAGAACCAAATCTTTACAAGTAATTGCAAAATAACGACAGCTATACTACTgacagcaacaagaagaaccaaCTGGGGGGGTGGAGGTGTTCAAGACGTAGCAAGAGAGTCGTGATAGTAGTACTGGCAAACAGAGAGAGGGCGTGAGGAAGCGGAGAAAAGGGGCAATCGATGGTGAACTGTATCGTGGAAATATGAGCGTCCTCATAACCGCATCGTACTGGGCTGTCAAAGGGAATGGATTCAACTCTCAACTTCATTCAAACTCGCCCGTGAGCCGAGCTGGACTTCTAGTCAGAGTATCACGAgccgtgtgtgtgtatgtgtcTGCCAAATAACGGAGTTCTTTTCTCTACAAATTCCACCCAAGAACGTGTTGATTGAAGCAGGAAACATTCGTAAATTTCGGATAAGAGACTTTAATTGCAGTTCGAGGGGGAGAAGGCGCAATCTTCGACCTCTTTCTCGTAATCtcgtggttgttggtggtggatgacTTGAGTGGCAGTCCCCGGCTCGGTCTCGCTTATAATTACACCACTTTGGTTGGAGAAAGCGCACTCCAAACTGAATATCATGAAGATCCATCtcaacatcaccaccaccaagaccTGGTACTCCAACTCGAGTCTcagaaggaaaaagggaATAAATAGACTATACTAAAGTTCCATGTCGCTAGAAGAGCTATCTATTGGGAACGAGCTCAAGGACTCATATAAAATCACCTCACAATGGGTCAAAAATGGTATCAATTGGTTAGGTGATATCGACGAGTTCTATCGTGAACGGGCCGCTATAGAGAAGGACTACTCCTCCAAGCTACGAGACCTTACCAAGAGATATTTCGAAAGAAAGGCAAAACTCTCCTCGAATCTTTCCGTTGGTGACGAGCCCCAGATCACGCCAGGCTCACTAGAGAGTGCCTCGGTTGTGTTATGGAACGATGTTCTAACTCAAACAGAAGCCATTGCCGAGGAAAAATCCAAGTTTAGTCTCGAGTTGCAGTCGAAAGTAGGGGAGAACCTCGTGAGTTTAAGAAACAAGTGCGACCGTCTCGAGAAGCAAATTGGCGGAATCAATGATTTCTTGAATagcgaaaagaaaaaagtcgaGGAGGATGttgccaagtccaagaaaCAGTACGATGCCTTGTGTCAGGCAACAGAGACGGCACGGGATAAAAATCAGAAATCTCCTAGCGACAAGCACGAGCGGAAAGTGCAGGAGAAGCAAGTCGCCATGAACAATGGCAAGAACGAGTATCTAATAAAGATCAACATTGCCAATCGGTTGAAAGATAAATATTACTACCAGGACATTCCTGAAATAATGGACTACTTACAGGAGCTAAACGAAGACAGAGttgccttgttgaacaagctaTTGACAAACGCGTGCATTATAGAGCGAAACTCGCTTGACCGTGTCAAGGAGAAGCTACACAATGTAGACAAGACCGCCGTGCAAAATAATCCGAAATTGGATGTGGCCATGTTTATCAAACACAATGCCATTGCCTGGCAAGAGCCGCAAGATTTCTACTTTGTACCATGTTCGTTCTGGCACGACGATGAAAGCTTGATAATCAAGGAACCAGAACTCACGGAATTGAGGAAACGCTTACAGATTGCTTCGAACGAGTATAGAAATTTCGAACTGTCCTGTCTTGACATTAAGCAGTCTCTCGAGGAGAGCACAGCTCAGCGCAAGAAAGACGACAAGGACAGCATCACTTTGAAATTCGACAGCAACCTACAAAACTCGTTGCAGATTTTAAGTCGCTTCATGAAAGAGGATAGCAGTCGAATCAAGAAcgaagttgaaattgaaatcatCCAGAACTTTGCCGGTGACCAGGACTTGCGTTATGTGGCGCCCGCAGCGGAGAAGAAATCAAGATTTGGGTTCCTAAAGAGCAAATCCAGGACTGGCACTGCCACTGATCTTTCTGACGCAAATGCAGACGCGCATTCAATCAAAACTGCAAACACCTCGACTTCACTTGGCAGCAACATTTTCAGCCTCCGAAGAAATAAAAGCACGGCAACAAACGGATCAAGGGGCGGTGCAGCTGGAACCGGAAATGGAACTACGGCTAGGGCCATATACCCTTACACGGCAGCCGGTGAGGACGAAACAGGCTTGGCTGCGGGAGACGAAATGACCGTTGTTGAAGCCGACGATGGGTCAGGGTGGACGTTGGTCAATGGTCCCCTGGGACAAGGTCTTGTGCCTACATCCTATATTGAAATCATCAGCACTGCACCGCCAGCGGGCAAACTGGCGCCTCCTGCCGTGGCGCCGAAAAGAGGAGCGAAAAGAGTGCAATATTTGGAAGCCTTGTACGATTACGAGGCCGATGGTGACGATGAGTTGACGATACAGGCTGGTGACAGAATcattcttgttcaagatgacACAGAAGGGAACGGCTGGACCGAGGGCGAGTTGAATGGTGAAAAGGGTATGTTCCCTACTAGTTACGTGAAGAAAGTGTGAAGCCTCAGCCAACTACAATTTTTGTTCCtctatgtgtgtgtgtgtctatctctctctctccgtCTCTTTCTCTATCTATCTCTACGACTAGACGAACTACTAGACCAAACATCCCTCCAGCCCAACTACAATCCATTCAATGACCAAAATATTGTacactttttttattattatATATTAACAGAATATAACAACCGTATGATGACCTTGAGCAGGCAGATGTGCCCCTCACCTCTCACCTGTCACCTGGCACCcagctcttcttcttctttttcttcccgacccagaaaagaaaaggaaaaaaaaaaaaacaacgacaacgacaacgacaacgcAATTAGTGGATTTCACCTGGAATCTCAAAAACAACCTGCTTACCGGTCAATTTTGAGTATAATTGTTGAAATGAGTCCAATTTGTAGTCGATAGCAGTTGAGTCCTTGGAGTCCAACAACACTTTTTGGATCTTGTTACCACCAACCAAGTATCTGACTCTCTTTCCGACAATTTCAGTTGGGAACACCAAGTcctccaagatcttgtcgtGAACAGCAGTCAAGGTTCTGGATCTTGgtctcttttgttgttttctaGCTTTTCTGGATGGCTTAGGGAGGATTCTTCTTTCAGCCAAAAAGACAACGTGTCTGTCTGGGAACTTCTTCTCCAATTCTCTGGTCAATCTAGTTTGGACTTTTCTGTATCCCGATAAggatggtggtggaacaAAGACAGCCAAGGCCTTCTTGCCTCCGGCAACATCGATTTCCTTTATGGATTTGAATTGCAAGGGACGCAAGTCAGCTTTTAAGTCTGATTGGCTTTCCAAGTCAACGAAAGCTTGGGCAACTTTCAATTCCAACTCGGTGGGGTTTTCACTTATGATCTTTGATGCCATCTTTTGCTGGTTTGTCAAGCTGTGTATGTGACGATGTCTATTGGTGTGCAAAAGCTTCGCTAGATCCTCACTGGAGGTTTGGAAATTTTGTCTAAGCTCGCTGTAtaggtttttttcttcctcccGTGCTCTCTCCCCACCACCAATTCGCGGTGCAGTTAGAGCGGTGCACGTGATGCTCTTCTCGATTCTGCGTCCTGAAAAATAAGGAGGTCTCTAGCCCTATTCGGCACGTGACAGTGATTGGACTGTATAAGAATGATGTGTTGTGTGCACGTGATATACACCCGTGTAATAAGTAGAGGCTTCCCCGTGGTTCTCACTCGTTCCTGATGAGAGGGCTTATCTGCAACAAGACGACACAGATGGTGAAATACTTTACAACAAAAGGAATAGCGTCTCGGTCGCCATCATTACCCTTgcttcaagttgagaaGAACCTTGCGTCCCGTTCCTTCCTCCAAGTTGAGAAGAACCTTGCGTCCCGTTCCTTCCTCCTCCGTTCCTTCATTATTGAGGTAAAAAATCTCTAGAATCTTTTTAGCACATTTGCACGGTGAGAAAGACAGGTCTCTGACGGTTCAGCAAAGCAAGTCAATAGCGATCAGTTAGAGTTGATTTCTCCGTTGCTTTGTCTTGGATGTAGAGCTGATTGGTACTGTCGGTCAAGGTGATGTAAAAGCGCAACCTTACGGTAGGATCGATCGGTCGGAGACAACCGGAAAAAATTATCCGAGACCttagcagtagtagcagtagtggTACAGTAGCATCTGAGTGAGAGCTTCAAATGCTTTGCTTGCTTGCCCCACGAGTTTCACGAACCTTAACTGCAACCCCGTTCTTAGGTCATCTCACCAGACGAGCCGCACTTTGCAGGATCCCCGTACTCCCCTACTCTACTATGTCACAGGTAGAAGCAGCCAAAAAGCTCGCAGCGTACAGAGCAGTAGACGAGAACCTTCCTCCAAACGCCAAAGTCGTTGGCATTGGGTCAGGGTCCACGGTGGTCTACGTTGCTGAGCGAATTGGCCAGCTTCCCAACAAGGACGACTTCATATGCATCTCGACCGGTTTCCAATCCAAGCAATTGATCATTGCCAACGGCTTGCGCTTGGGCCAAATTGAGCAGCATCCAGATATAGACATCGCGTTCGATGGCGCAGATGAAGTAGACCCGCAATTGAATCTAATCAAAGGTGGCGGTGCTTGTCT contains:
- a CDS encoding 40S ribosomal protein eS7, which encodes MASKIISENPTELELKVAQAFVDLESQSDLKADLRPLQFKSIKEIDVAGGKKALAVFVPPPSLSGYRKVQTRLTRELEKKFPDRHVVFLAERRILPKPSRKARKQQKRPRSRTLTAVHDKILEDLVFPTEIVGKRVRYLVGGNKIQKVLLDSKDSTAIDYKLDSFQQLYSKLTGKQVVFEIPGEIH